From Oceanipulchritudo coccoides, the proteins below share one genomic window:
- a CDS encoding endonuclease/exonuclease/phosphatase family protein — MRFSFSILALVIFLTGSLSARDFTVMVYNVENLFDVDGVALYGDYRQGDEGEYGEGPLLNKLEGIRIALAALNNGDGPEIILFQEFELDRTPYDTPSAEAFLKETKGQDLAAILDQRSNLPSELLLLKYLDDHGMGPYHIGQPDPVKSESHPPHKNVVFSKFPLNFVRQRDSYNARDLVIAGIDVDGHELIVLNNHWKSGASNARTEPIRVQNARVVRAELEAILLRNPSADVIIAGDFNCYYNHSAVFQDLEETAVNDVLGANGHEVRMVQQGSKNLYNLWFESDPAERGSEVWRGYWGTLMQMVITPGLYDNRGIQYLDNSFDRLAIPGENVDTRWGRPISWSNYGGGAGFSDHLPIYARFRSIPGEGSDGFVELDNPSDEPLSANRPKMDFARMNRMAVPRVGVLVAMSPEERVREVGELFQVDAELVSNRPARIRIGDLELEVYSPIRDLRDQINSMQPGDRLRCFADLDVFRGRLQVVVRDPSWIYRD; from the coding sequence ATGAGATTTTCTTTTTCTATTCTGGCCTTGGTTATTTTTCTCACAGGCTCGCTCTCCGCCCGCGATTTCACCGTAATGGTTTATAACGTGGAGAACCTCTTTGATGTCGATGGAGTTGCGCTTTACGGCGACTACCGGCAGGGGGATGAGGGTGAGTATGGCGAGGGCCCGTTGCTCAATAAACTGGAGGGGATCCGTATCGCGCTCGCCGCCCTCAACAATGGCGACGGACCCGAAATTATCCTTTTCCAGGAGTTTGAGCTCGACCGGACCCCGTATGATACACCGTCTGCGGAGGCCTTTCTCAAGGAAACCAAGGGTCAGGATCTGGCGGCGATCCTTGACCAAAGGAGCAACCTTCCCTCGGAGCTGCTTCTGTTGAAGTATCTCGATGATCACGGGATGGGCCCGTACCACATCGGCCAGCCGGATCCTGTTAAGTCGGAGAGCCATCCCCCGCACAAGAATGTCGTCTTCAGCAAGTTCCCACTCAACTTTGTTCGTCAACGTGATTCATATAATGCCCGCGACCTCGTCATCGCTGGAATCGATGTGGATGGACATGAATTGATTGTCCTCAACAACCATTGGAAATCCGGCGCATCCAATGCCCGTACGGAACCGATCCGCGTGCAGAATGCCCGCGTTGTCAGGGCGGAGCTGGAAGCAATCCTCCTCCGGAACCCGTCCGCCGATGTCATCATCGCCGGTGACTTTAATTGCTACTACAACCATTCGGCAGTCTTTCAGGATCTTGAGGAAACAGCTGTGAATGATGTCCTTGGAGCAAACGGGCATGAGGTCCGGATGGTCCAGCAAGGCTCGAAGAACCTGTATAACCTCTGGTTTGAAAGTGATCCCGCTGAACGTGGCTCGGAGGTCTGGCGAGGTTATTGGGGAACGCTCATGCAGATGGTGATCACGCCGGGTCTCTATGATAACCGGGGCATCCAGTATCTGGACAACAGTTTCGATCGTCTTGCCATTCCGGGTGAGAATGTCGATACCCGATGGGGCCGGCCGATCTCATGGAGTAACTACGGAGGCGGGGCCGGCTTCTCGGACCACTTGCCGATCTACGCGCGCTTCCGTTCCATTCCCGGCGAGGGAAGCGACGGGTTTGTGGAATTGGACAATCCTTCCGATGAACCACTTTCTGCCAACCGGCCCAAGATGGATTTTGCCCGTATGAACCGGATGGCGGTGCCCCGGGTGGGTGTCCTCGTCGCCATGTCCCCGGAAGAGCGAGTCCGCGAAGTGGGGGAGCTCTTTCAGGTCGATGCGGAGTTGGTCTCCAATCGTCCGGCCCGTATCCGCATCGGGGATCTTGAGTTGGAAGTCTACAGCCCGATTCGTGACTTGCGTGATCAGATCAATAGCATGCAGCCGGGGGATCGATTGCGTTGCTTTGCCGACCTCGATGTCTTTCGCGGTCGCCTGCAGGTTGTCGTCCGGGATCCTTCCTGGATATATCGCGACTGA
- a CDS encoding low molecular weight protein-tyrosine-phosphatase, translating into MPKSVLFVCMGNICRSPSAEAIFHAKVEDAGLAQSILCDSAGTIGYHSGNRADARMRKSAAKRGYSLDSISRQVRPDDFDHFDHIIAMDRENLNDLKAMQAIHAGKARLSMMCDYSRHHSETEVPDPYYGGDQGFERVLDILEDACAGLLEKVKEELQDPA; encoded by the coding sequence ATGCCAAAATCCGTTTTATTCGTCTGCATGGGCAACATCTGCCGCTCGCCCTCAGCAGAGGCCATCTTTCATGCAAAAGTGGAAGATGCCGGCCTCGCGCAAAGTATCCTCTGCGACTCAGCAGGGACCATTGGCTACCACAGCGGCAATCGCGCCGATGCCCGCATGCGCAAGAGCGCGGCTAAACGTGGCTACTCACTGGATAGCATTTCCCGCCAGGTACGGCCGGATGATTTTGACCACTTCGACCACATCATCGCGATGGATCGTGAGAACCTTAATGACCTGAAGGCGATGCAAGCCATTCATGCCGGGAAGGCCCGGTTATCGATGATGTGCGACTACAGCCGCCATCATTCGGAAACGGAAGTGCCCGATCCCTATTACGGAGGTGACCAGGGCTTTGAGCGCGTGCTCGACATTCTCGAGGACGCCTGTGCGGGATTGCTGGAAAAGGTGAAGGAAGAACTGCAGGACCCCGCGTAG
- a CDS encoding 2Fe-2S iron-sulfur cluster-binding protein — translation MSKVTFKKSGVEAEWTGGQGSLLELAEAKGMELNFGCRMGRCTACQQPLVSGEVDYPAGHQGTPEDGNILMCCSQPKGDVVIDA, via the coding sequence ATGAGTAAAGTTACATTCAAGAAAAGTGGAGTTGAAGCAGAGTGGACCGGCGGGCAGGGGAGCCTGCTTGAACTGGCTGAAGCCAAGGGCATGGAGTTGAACTTTGGTTGTCGGATGGGGCGCTGTACCGCCTGCCAGCAGCCGTTGGTTTCCGGTGAGGTTGATTATCCCGCCGGGCATCAAGGAACGCCGGAAGACGGCAACATCCTCATGTGCTGCAGCCAGCCAAAGGGTGATGTCGTCATCGATGCCTGA
- a CDS encoding 16S rRNA (uracil(1498)-N(3))-methyltransferase, with protein sequence MNRILFEDQASSYSLDPKDPRFEHVRGVLRMKAGDVFDIGVVNGPAGRARIGKLSSTMMEVEVEWGDRPPLPPPIHLLVGMCRPATARKILTTAPTLGVRELIFSPCGRSDPAYARSSLWEGQEWRAKIIEGVEQAFDTYVPPLRLPASLEEAGALLPRETSKLALDVYEGSERLSAVCLPPDTPVCLAIGPERGWNANDRSLLVDAGFQLVSLNERVLRVETAVVTGLALLMGRLGVL encoded by the coding sequence ATGAACCGAATCCTTTTTGAGGATCAGGCCTCTTCTTACTCGCTTGATCCGAAGGACCCGCGCTTTGAACATGTGCGCGGCGTCCTGCGAATGAAGGCAGGCGATGTGTTCGATATCGGGGTTGTCAATGGTCCCGCCGGCCGGGCGCGCATTGGCAAACTCTCCAGCACGATGATGGAGGTCGAAGTGGAGTGGGGCGACCGGCCGCCTTTGCCGCCACCCATTCATCTTCTCGTTGGGATGTGCCGCCCAGCGACTGCCCGCAAGATTCTCACAACCGCCCCAACCCTGGGTGTGCGGGAGCTGATCTTCAGCCCCTGTGGTCGGTCGGACCCCGCTTATGCCCGCTCCAGCCTCTGGGAAGGTCAGGAATGGCGCGCAAAAATCATCGAGGGCGTGGAACAGGCCTTCGACACCTATGTGCCGCCGCTTCGGCTTCCCGCATCACTTGAAGAAGCGGGCGCATTGCTTCCGCGGGAGACTTCCAAACTCGCCCTGGATGTCTATGAAGGGTCGGAGCGACTCAGTGCCGTTTGCCTACCGCCGGACACGCCCGTTTGCCTGGCTATCGGTCCGGAACGCGGTTGGAATGCCAATGATCGATCCCTGCTCGTGGATGCCGGCTTTCAACTGGTCTCCTTGAATGAACGCGTCCTGCGCGTGGAGACTGCCGTCGTCACTGGCCTGGCCCTACTCATGGGCAGGCTGGGGGTGCTTTGA
- a CDS encoding type II toxin-antitoxin system HicB family antitoxin produces the protein MKFTVTLDRDEDGVWISECPAIPGCVSQGKNREEALAGIREAIAACLEVRAEQGMPLTVETRQVQVTV, from the coding sequence ATGAAGTTTACTGTGACTTTGGACCGTGATGAAGATGGAGTCTGGATTTCCGAATGTCCGGCAATTCCAGGCTGCGTCAGCCAAGGTAAAAATCGCGAGGAAGCTCTGGCCGGCATTCGCGAGGCCATTGCCGCCTGCTTGGAAGTGCGTGCGGAGCAGGGGATGCCCCTGACAGTCGAAACAAGGCAGGTTCAAGTTACCGTCTAG
- a CDS encoding type II toxin-antitoxin system HicA family toxin, whose amino-acid sequence MPKLPNISGQEVVKTFQKDGWVLARQKGSHMVLIKDGSMATLSVPDHKEVAKGTLRSLIRASGLTVEAFLKMTA is encoded by the coding sequence ATGCCTAAGTTGCCCAACATCAGTGGTCAGGAGGTCGTCAAGACTTTCCAAAAAGATGGGTGGGTGCTTGCCCGTCAGAAAGGCAGCCACATGGTCCTGATAAAAGACGGTTCCATGGCAACCCTTTCAGTCCCTGACCACAAGGAGGTGGCAAAAGGCACACTGCGTAGTCTGATCCGCGCCTCCGGGCTCACTGTTGAGGCTTTTCTAAAGATGACAGCTTGA
- a CDS encoding RsmD family RNA methyltransferase: protein MRITGGKAGGIPITTGRAEHVRPATDRMREAVFSSLGEQVEKARFVDLFAGSGSYGLEALSRGATGGIFVEKHPRAVEAITRNIQAVMKSLGNPEGVSTKVIRRDVLRFNSNERFNLIFMDPPYDLARSHGPELMKLTRALLNPEGPALLIYELPGDLSIPAAGWSCRRRIGKSGTNEPSIAILEAVD, encoded by the coding sequence ATGCGTATCACCGGAGGAAAGGCAGGCGGAATTCCGATCACAACCGGACGGGCGGAGCATGTCCGGCCGGCGACTGATCGCATGCGCGAGGCAGTCTTTTCGAGTCTGGGAGAACAGGTCGAAAAGGCGCGTTTTGTGGACCTCTTTGCCGGATCGGGCAGCTATGGACTGGAAGCCCTCTCCCGCGGAGCGACAGGTGGGATCTTCGTGGAGAAACATCCCCGGGCGGTGGAGGCGATCACCCGGAACATTCAGGCGGTGATGAAAAGCCTGGGAAACCCGGAAGGGGTATCGACGAAAGTAATTCGCCGGGATGTCCTGCGCTTCAATTCCAATGAGCGCTTTAATCTCATTTTCATGGATCCTCCTTATGATCTAGCGCGCAGTCACGGGCCCGAATTGATGAAACTCACCCGTGCGTTACTGAATCCCGAAGGTCCGGCACTGCTCATCTACGAATTGCCCGGGGACTTGTCCATTCCCGCAGCTGGCTGGAGCTGCCGTCGACGGATCGGCAAGAGCGGCACGAATGAACCGAGTATCGCGATTCTCGAGGCCGTGGACTAA
- a CDS encoding MlaE family ABC transporter permease produces the protein MKAVMDLFEWIGSGVQMSLKTIGFFPNLPRQWKQLVEQCLFMGYATVPLVAILSVFIGAVLALQIGYSIMDFGAKQYIGPIVGLSMVRELSPVMTAVMVTGRVGSAVTAELASMRVYQEVDALKTMNIPPERFLVMPRLAAILLVMPILLMVSVVTGWMGGQIVCQFVPWLAITPDTYYNSLKAMMTLDDVTDGLIKAELFGIGILLISSHLGLRTSGGPREIGAAVTRAVVVCIIFILIFDYFITNILI, from the coding sequence ATGAAAGCGGTAATGGATCTTTTTGAATGGATTGGTTCAGGGGTGCAAATGTCCCTGAAGACGATCGGGTTTTTTCCAAACCTTCCCCGCCAGTGGAAGCAACTGGTCGAGCAATGCCTATTCATGGGCTACGCGACCGTGCCACTGGTGGCGATTCTGAGCGTCTTTATCGGTGCTGTGCTGGCCCTGCAGATCGGCTACAGTATCATGGATTTCGGGGCCAAGCAGTACATCGGGCCGATCGTTGGCCTTTCCATGGTGCGCGAGTTGTCGCCCGTCATGACGGCTGTCATGGTTACCGGACGTGTCGGCTCCGCTGTGACTGCCGAGCTCGCCTCGATGCGGGTCTACCAGGAGGTTGATGCGTTGAAGACGATGAACATTCCACCGGAGCGCTTCCTCGTCATGCCAAGGCTGGCGGCGATTCTCCTCGTCATGCCGATTCTTCTCATGGTCTCTGTCGTCACCGGATGGATGGGCGGCCAGATTGTCTGCCAGTTTGTGCCGTGGTTGGCCATCACTCCCGACACCTACTACAATTCGCTGAAGGCCATGATGACCCTTGATGATGTCACCGACGGCCTCATCAAGGCGGAGCTTTTCGGGATCGGGATTCTTCTGATTTCCAGCCATCTCGGCCTCCGTACTTCCGGCGGACCTCGCGAAATCGGGGCGGCGGTGACGCGGGCGGTTGTTGTCTGCATCATTTTTATCCTGATTTTTGACTACTTCATCACCAATATTCTCATATAG
- a CDS encoding ABC transporter ATP-binding protein, whose product MESTVQVEPVSVSVKNLSKSFGTQQVLRDVSFEVKPGEIFVLMGPSGSGKSVLMRHLIGLEKSDSGQTLVGDGDAQQAETHERIRTSMVFQAGALFNSMKVYDNLALYLREHRLYDEATIRTKVESVMKALSIEAAGDKIPAQLSGGMKKRVAVARAIIMEPQLILYDEPTSELDPILAATTTELIATISRETGATSMVVTHDRELALAIGDHVALLMEGELVFGGTPEELRNSTDPAVREFMNPKIDPDNPRFRKQEK is encoded by the coding sequence ATGGAATCCACAGTACAAGTCGAGCCGGTTTCCGTATCGGTGAAGAATCTTTCAAAGTCCTTCGGGACGCAACAGGTCCTGAGGGATGTCTCCTTTGAGGTGAAGCCGGGTGAGATTTTTGTCCTCATGGGGCCAAGCGGCTCGGGCAAGTCCGTCCTCATGCGGCACTTGATTGGTCTTGAGAAGAGCGACAGCGGGCAAACCCTGGTCGGCGACGGCGATGCCCAACAGGCTGAAACCCACGAGCGGATTCGCACATCCATGGTCTTTCAGGCTGGGGCCCTTTTCAATTCGATGAAGGTCTATGACAACCTCGCCCTCTATCTGCGCGAGCACCGGCTCTACGACGAGGCAACGATTCGGACCAAGGTGGAGTCTGTCATGAAGGCGCTCTCCATCGAGGCCGCTGGCGACAAAATTCCAGCCCAGTTGTCCGGCGGGATGAAAAAACGGGTCGCTGTCGCCCGGGCCATTATCATGGAGCCCCAGCTTATCCTCTACGATGAGCCCACTTCCGAGCTTGATCCGATCCTCGCCGCAACCACGACCGAGCTGATCGCCACAATTTCCCGCGAAACCGGCGCAACCAGCATGGTTGTCACCCATGACCGCGAGCTGGCCTTGGCCATCGGGGATCATGTCGCCCTTCTCATGGAGGGCGAGCTGGTCTTCGGCGGTACACCCGAGGAGCTTCGCAACAGCACCGACCCGGCTGTCCGGGAATTCATGAATCCAAAAATTGATCCAGATAATCCACGCTTTCGCAAACAGGAGAAATAA
- a CDS encoding MlaD family protein codes for MNQTFQSIRVGIFFVLGVILIYAVYTVIGSGAIKSDTGYTITAEFDNIRTLTPGSDVRMAGVFIGQVTSTELADGRGLVTLRVDPEVQIPADSVASIAMSSLLGQNYVSVDYGADSALLSGGDQILTDEGADFNEILGEVKKLGERLNSMAESFSGLEGGGMGELFTNLNELVTDNRNRFDTVMVNLEELTTKLNSSEGTLGKLINEDGMYTELMSVVDDFRSASADMKDTLASAKDLFAKVEAGEGTLGRLLVDDTIAVELEATIANMKSFSEKLNSGEGTLGKLVTDDSLYVELRGMLNKADQALDSLGDSGPITAAGAVSGALF; via the coding sequence ATGAACCAAACCTTCCAATCCATTCGTGTGGGCATTTTCTTTGTCCTCGGAGTCATCCTTATCTATGCGGTCTACACCGTTATTGGCTCGGGTGCCATCAAGAGCGATACGGGCTACACGATCACCGCTGAGTTTGACAATATCCGCACCTTGACCCCGGGCTCCGATGTCCGCATGGCGGGTGTCTTCATTGGCCAGGTCACGTCGACCGAGCTGGCCGATGGCCGTGGGCTTGTCACCCTCCGGGTTGATCCTGAGGTCCAGATCCCTGCCGATTCCGTGGCCAGTATCGCCATGTCCAGCCTGCTCGGACAGAACTATGTCTCGGTTGATTACGGCGCAGACTCGGCTTTGCTCAGCGGGGGTGACCAGATCCTCACCGACGAGGGAGCTGACTTCAATGAAATCCTCGGAGAGGTCAAAAAGCTCGGGGAGCGTCTGAATTCAATGGCCGAAAGCTTTTCCGGGCTGGAAGGTGGAGGCATGGGTGAGCTCTTCACCAATCTCAATGAGCTCGTGACCGACAACCGCAACCGCTTTGACACGGTCATGGTCAATCTCGAGGAACTCACCACCAAGCTCAATTCGAGCGAGGGAACCCTCGGTAAGTTGATTAATGAAGACGGTATGTACACCGAGCTCATGTCTGTTGTGGATGATTTTCGAAGCGCTTCAGCCGATATGAAGGACACCCTGGCCAGCGCAAAGGACCTTTTCGCCAAGGTGGAAGCTGGCGAAGGCACCCTCGGCCGCCTGCTGGTTGATGACACCATCGCCGTCGAGCTCGAGGCGACCATCGCCAACATGAAGTCCTTCTCCGAAAAGCTCAATTCGGGCGAAGGGACCCTTGGCAAGCTCGTGACCGACGATTCCCTCTACGTCGAGCTCCGCGGAATGCTCAATAAGGCCGACCAGGCCCTTGACAGTCTTGGGGATTCCGGCCCGATCACCGCTGCCGGTGCGGTTTCCGGGGCCTTGTTCTAA
- a CDS encoding RsmE family RNA methyltransferase → MLRAYSSSWDGGNVLPKLDREEVHHLVRVRRVRIGEIVEILNGKGHVGSAEVLSVDGTKLGLNLRAIREIPESRLQVHLLVALPKGKTFPGLLHKAVELGVSRITPLATENVEVPPERAGKKQDRWESVLIEALKQSGNPWMPRLDAPSSLDKELQGPADAARICAALQPDASPLWQLLGNPLKPVGVIQVFVGPEGDFSDAEYKQLRGAGCHFVSLGPLVLKVETAASLVMGALQLWSQGA, encoded by the coding sequence ATGTTGAGGGCATACAGTAGCAGTTGGGACGGGGGCAATGTCCTGCCAAAGCTCGACCGGGAGGAAGTCCACCACCTTGTGCGGGTGCGCCGTGTGCGAATTGGGGAAATAGTGGAAATCCTCAACGGAAAGGGCCATGTCGGCTCAGCCGAGGTCCTCTCAGTGGATGGCACAAAGCTTGGCCTGAACCTCCGGGCGATCCGTGAGATCCCGGAATCTCGCCTGCAGGTCCATTTGCTGGTGGCTCTTCCAAAGGGAAAAACCTTTCCCGGCCTTCTTCACAAGGCAGTCGAGCTCGGGGTTTCCCGGATCACGCCCTTGGCCACGGAAAATGTCGAAGTGCCTCCCGAGCGCGCTGGGAAAAAACAGGATCGATGGGAATCAGTCCTGATCGAGGCCTTGAAGCAATCCGGGAATCCCTGGATGCCACGACTCGATGCTCCCTCCAGTCTTGATAAGGAACTACAGGGACCAGCAGACGCCGCCCGGATTTGCGCCGCCCTCCAACCCGATGCAAGCCCACTTTGGCAGCTCTTGGGAAATCCGCTCAAGCCCGTGGGGGTGATCCAGGTCTTTGTGGGCCCGGAAGGGGATTTTTCAGATGCTGAGTACAAACAGTTGCGCGGAGCCGGTTGCCACTTTGTTTCCCTCGGTCCTCTTGTCTTGAAAGTTGAGACCGCCGCCTCCCTCGTTATGGGTGCTTTGCAGCTCTGGTCACAGGGCGCTTGA
- a CDS encoding pyruvate carboxylase subunit B — protein MAKQVIFNNMVLRDGHQSLAATRMSTEQMLPVLKQLDSLGFGALETWGGATIDAGLRFLDEFPFDRLDKLKAGTPNTPHMMLLRGQNIVQYANFPDDVVEAFVKMSAKHGMDIFRIFDALNDTRNIKTAVKAVKAAGKHAQGVMCYTTSPVHSIESFLKMGEELEAMGCDSICVKDMAGLIPPVFAYKLVKGLKDRCKIPVNVHTHETAGLGASTYYAAIEAGADMVDTSITPFANGTGQPDTVRMLSLLEDHPRKPEYDIKTLQDLSVHFKKVYAELDKFTAHKNEVVDSEALIYQVPGGMLSNFRNQLKEQKMEDRFEDVFAEIPVVRKALGWIPLVTPTSQIVGVQAMLNVKFGRWKNFSPQAMDIALGYYGQTPAPVDPEVRKIAAEKSGKDPIDCRPADLIEPRMDKLREELKKEGLPSDDEHCVIWAMFPQELKKHYENKSKPAAAPAPKQEVKAAPAAPAAPMAESAPVPAGSRKVQLSINGHDYTAIVEEVVSE, from the coding sequence ATGGCTAAGCAAGTAATTTTCAATAATATGGTTCTCCGCGACGGACATCAGTCGCTCGCGGCGACCCGCATGTCCACCGAGCAAATGCTGCCTGTTCTCAAGCAGCTTGATTCCCTTGGGTTTGGTGCCCTGGAAACATGGGGTGGGGCAACCATCGATGCCGGATTGCGCTTTCTCGATGAGTTTCCTTTCGACCGGCTCGACAAGCTCAAGGCCGGAACGCCCAACACGCCCCATATGATGCTCCTGCGTGGACAGAACATTGTCCAGTATGCCAATTTCCCGGATGATGTGGTGGAGGCCTTTGTGAAAATGTCCGCCAAGCATGGCATGGATATTTTCAGGATTTTCGACGCCCTCAATGACACCCGAAATATCAAGACAGCCGTCAAGGCGGTGAAAGCTGCCGGGAAGCATGCCCAAGGGGTCATGTGTTATACCACCAGCCCCGTCCATTCTATTGAATCCTTCCTGAAAATGGGAGAGGAACTTGAGGCAATGGGATGCGATTCCATTTGTGTGAAGGACATGGCCGGCCTGATTCCACCAGTCTTCGCCTACAAACTGGTCAAGGGGCTCAAGGATCGCTGTAAGATCCCTGTGAATGTGCATACCCACGAAACGGCCGGCCTTGGTGCAAGCACCTACTACGCCGCCATCGAGGCCGGGGCTGACATGGTGGATACGTCAATCACACCTTTCGCCAATGGGACCGGCCAGCCCGACACCGTCCGCATGCTAAGCCTTCTCGAGGACCACCCGCGCAAGCCTGAATACGATATCAAGACGCTTCAGGATTTGAGTGTTCATTTCAAGAAGGTCTATGCTGAGCTCGACAAGTTCACGGCCCACAAGAACGAGGTCGTCGATTCCGAGGCACTCATTTATCAGGTTCCGGGCGGGATGCTCAGTAACTTCCGCAATCAGCTCAAGGAGCAGAAGATGGAAGACCGCTTCGAAGATGTTTTTGCGGAGATTCCAGTGGTCCGGAAGGCTTTAGGCTGGATTCCGCTGGTTACCCCGACTTCACAGATTGTCGGCGTGCAGGCCATGCTGAATGTCAAGTTCGGCCGCTGGAAGAACTTCAGTCCCCAGGCGATGGACATCGCCCTCGGCTACTATGGCCAGACACCCGCTCCGGTCGATCCGGAGGTCCGGAAAATCGCCGCTGAAAAGAGTGGCAAGGATCCCATTGATTGCCGTCCAGCCGATTTAATTGAGCCCCGCATGGACAAGCTCCGTGAAGAGCTCAAAAAGGAAGGCCTGCCCAGCGATGACGAGCATTGCGTGATTTGGGCCATGTTCCCGCAGGAGCTTAAAAAGCATTACGAGAACAAATCAAAGCCTGCTGCAGCACCCGCACCCAAGCAGGAGGTCAAGGCCGCGCCAGCAGCACCTGCTGCGCCAATGGCTGAGTCTGCTCCAGTGCCCGCCGGTTCCCGCAAGGTCCAGCTCTCCATCAATGGACACGACTATACCGCCATTGTTGAAGAAGTTGTAAGCGAGTAG
- a CDS encoding SGNH/GDSL hydrolase family protein — MIIKANSRILFQGDSITDAGRDRANSFDLGHGYVNMATGFLSALHPGLGATCLNRGISGNRTGDLVNRWKEDCIALEPDILSIFIGINDVWRRYDRNLPTTAATYEANYRILLEKTREALPETRLVLMEPFVLPVPADRIGWREDLDPKIDVVRHLAREFNALYVPLDGIFASASMHQPPAYWAGDGVHPSPAGHGLIAKSWLHAVGAL, encoded by the coding sequence ATGATCATCAAAGCAAATAGCCGCATCCTCTTTCAAGGGGACAGCATCACTGACGCCGGGCGTGACCGGGCAAATTCATTCGATCTGGGACATGGCTACGTCAATATGGCGACCGGATTTCTGTCCGCCCTGCATCCCGGCCTTGGGGCCACCTGCCTCAATCGAGGCATTTCCGGTAATCGAACCGGGGATCTGGTCAACCGCTGGAAAGAAGACTGCATCGCCCTTGAGCCGGATATTCTATCCATTTTTATCGGCATCAACGATGTCTGGCGTCGCTACGATCGCAATCTACCGACCACCGCCGCAACGTATGAAGCGAACTATCGTATCCTTCTGGAAAAAACGCGTGAAGCCCTTCCAGAGACCCGGCTGGTCCTCATGGAGCCGTTTGTTCTTCCGGTACCTGCCGACCGGATCGGTTGGCGTGAGGATCTTGATCCAAAAATCGATGTAGTCCGGCACCTGGCGAGGGAATTCAACGCCCTGTATGTCCCGCTGGACGGCATTTTCGCCTCCGCCTCGATGCATCAGCCACCCGCCTACTGGGCTGGCGACGGCGTGCACCCAAGCCCGGCTGGCCACGGCCTCATCGCGAAAAGCTGGCTGCATGCAGTTGGCGCGCTTTGA
- a CDS encoding DNA-3-methyladenine glycosylase family protein: protein MEKFSLGNAVSLPAWETLCPEPFFTGETLKETLIGGQAFRWFWDCTNECWIGGWASHVVALRLNDQRLESARLTSQTTPDDILHYLGIDRVQPWIDQLPCNADPVLESLRQRWSSLSLLRQPAEETLLAFICSSNKQILQIRTMLHNLSIRFGTKIPGTPLSTLPDWKSLANVSEADLRACALGYRAAHIAGTAAFLRESPDFLRTINQLPLADASDALQRLPGVGPKVADCLLLFGYGFAEAFPVDTWIEKILKEKYPDLAKWNRVQLATFARIHFGKAGGLAQQWMFAEARTNK from the coding sequence ATGGAAAAGTTTTCTCTGGGAAATGCCGTAAGCCTCCCGGCATGGGAGACCCTGTGTCCAGAGCCCTTCTTTACCGGGGAAACACTCAAGGAAACCCTGATCGGCGGGCAGGCTTTCCGCTGGTTTTGGGATTGCACCAATGAATGCTGGATCGGTGGGTGGGCGTCGCATGTTGTTGCCCTGAGACTGAATGATCAACGACTTGAATCGGCTCGCCTGACCTCGCAAACCACGCCTGATGATATTCTCCATTACCTCGGGATCGACCGCGTCCAGCCATGGATTGACCAACTCCCCTGCAACGCCGATCCCGTGCTGGAAAGCCTGCGCCAACGCTGGAGCAGTTTAAGCCTGCTACGGCAACCGGCGGAAGAAACCCTGCTCGCCTTCATTTGTAGCTCCAACAAGCAGATTCTCCAGATCCGGACAATGCTGCACAATCTCAGTATCCGGTTCGGGACAAAAATCCCCGGAACGCCGCTCAGTACCCTGCCCGACTGGAAGTCGCTGGCTAATGTTTCTGAAGCAGACCTGCGCGCCTGCGCCCTTGGTTACCGTGCCGCCCACATTGCCGGGACAGCTGCCTTCCTCCGCGAATCACCGGATTTCCTCCGGACAATAAATCAGCTCCCCCTGGCAGACGCCAGCGACGCCTTGCAGCGACTCCCCGGAGTCGGCCCAAAGGTCGCCGATTGCCTTCTGTTGTTTGGATACGGATTTGCCGAGGCCTTTCCGGTAGACACTTGGATTGAGAAAATTCTCAAGGAGAAGTATCCGGACCTGGCCAAGTGGAATCGCGTACAGCTGGCCACCTTTGCCCGAATCCATTTTGGAAAAGCGGGTGGCTTAGCTCAGCAATGGATGTTCGCAGAGGCACGGACGAACAAGTGA